Part of the Clostridium sporogenes genome, TTAAATGATTTAGTGAAAAAGCATATTCATCTATCTTTTCAACCCCATCTTCAATAGTAATAGAAGTCAAGAAAGTATCATGCCATGTATTTTGGAATGCGCTTACTCCTATTGTCTTAACATTACCAGGTATTTTTACTGATGATATCTTATTTCTTGCAAATGCTTTTTTACCTAAATCCGTAACACTTGTAGGAATATTTATTGATTTTAAATTATTATTGTTAAATCCAGATAAATACTTTAAAGTATTCGGCAATGTTATTTGAGCTAATTTATTATCACTAAAAGCCATATCCTCTATCCTAGTAACTCCTTCTGGTATAGTTACACTAACTAAATTATTATAGCCAAAAGCCACCGGTATTGTTTTTAACTCCTTAGAAAGTTTTAAATCTGCTATATCATTTAGAGTAAATGCTCCATTTCCTAATTCTGTAACACTATCTGGTATAGTCAAAGTTTTTAATTTATTGTTATTAAAAGCTAAGTCTTTTATGGTAGTTACACTTTCAGGAATATTAATATCTGTTAAACAATTATTACGAAAGGCTTCTTTCCCTATTATTTTGACAGTATCTGATATAATAACAGAATTTATTCCTATTTTAGGATCTTGTTTAGCTTTATCTTTATCTTTAAAACTTTCATTAGAATCGCCTTTTATTTCAAATTCACTACAAAAGGCTTCATCTGCTATTTCATTTATTTTTTCTCCAAACTGGTTTGTCTTAGGTAAGATCAAATCCTTATTTTTTTTAAATTTTTCTTTTCCACTTTCAGCAAAGCCAGTTATAGCTGTTCCCTTAAAAGTAAAATCCTTTACTTCCCATTCTTTATTCTCTACACCTTTAGGTGTTACTGTCACTTTTAACGTTACTTTTAAATCAGTTTCCGGATTTGATTGAAGTACTCCTTCTGGTAATTTTAAAATTCCTGTAGCAATATAATCTGCTGCAACATTTCCATCATATTTTAAAATTGACCAGTTTATATCTACATTATGTTCTTTATCTTTAGAATCAACTATTGTAATCTTCTTAGGTAGTTTTGCTTTCACATTAGCCTCAGCAATTCCAAAATCCACATCTATATTTTTTATTCCTAATGGCTTTATTTGTTTTATAGTAGTTTTATAGCTTTCTTTATTTAAAGCTTCTATAGCATTATTAATACTTTCCACCACTTTATTCACTTCTTCTAAAGTAGCATTAGGTTTGTCATTTAATTTATTCCCCTCTTCAATAGCTTCTTTTAATGCCTTTACTTTATCTGCTTCTTTACCCTCTGCTTTTATACTCTCTGCTCTCTTAATGGCTTCTATTAGCTTAGAGTAAACTAATTTAATATTTTTATTATTATCAAAGGCATCTTTTCCAATATCTTTCACATTTAATGGAATATTTACTATTTTTAATTGATTGCCACTAAATGCCTTATTTCTAATAAATTCTACAGTTGATGGAATAACTACAGATTCTAATTTATTCTGGGCAAACGCAGATAATGCTATTTCTGTAACTCCCTCTGATATTACCACAGAGCTTATTTCATTCTTAAAAAAAGCTGATGATGGTATAATAGCTAAACCTTTAGGAATTCTTACTGATGTTAGCTTATTACCCATAAAAGCTATATTTCCCATGTTTTTTAAAGATTCTGGTAGCTCAATAGATGTTAAATTATTCATGGCGAATGCTTGCATTTCTATACTTTCTACAGTTTGTGGTATATTTACAAATGTTAATTTTTTATTTGCAAAAGCTCCATTTCCAATAGTAGTAACCTTTTCTCCCTTAATTGTACGTGGAATAGTTATATCTGTTTCAGTTCCAATATATTTAGTAATTCTACCATCTGAGAATTCAAAATTCTCTATACCAACTAAAGTTTCTATAGCATTATCAATTTCTTCAATTACTTTATTTACCTCATTCAAAGTGGCATTAGGTTTTTTATTTAAATTATTTCCTGCTTCAATAGCTTCTTTTAACAATTTTATCTTTTCTTCTGATTTACCATCTGTTTTTATTTTTTCTCCATATTCAATAAACTCTACTAATTTAGAATAAGTTAACTTAACATTTTCATTTTTAGCAAAAGCATCTTTCCCAATATTTTTTACACCAGATGGAATAGTTACAACTTTTAGCTTATTACTACTAAAAACAGTACCTCCAATACTTTCTACAGTTGATGGAATAATTATAGCTTCTAGACTATTATCCATAAATGCAGCTCTTCCTATTGTTGTAACTCCCTCTGGAATTAATACAGAAGTTATTTGATTCTGAGAAAAAGCTCCTGTAGGTATATTAATTAAGTTTTTAGGAATCTTTACTGATGCTAGCTTATTATCCATAAAAGCTATATTTCCCATATCTTTTAAAGATTCAGGTAATTCAATTGATGTTAAATGATTCTTCGCAAATGCTTGCATTCCTATGCTTTCTACAGTTTTTGGTATTTTCACAGATGTTAGGTTTTTATTTTTAAAGGCACTATCTTCAATAGCAGTAACTTTTTCTCCCCTAATTGTCTCTGGAATAACTATATCCGTTTCATTTCCTATGTATTTAGTAATCTTACCATTAGAAAACTCAAAATCTGTTTTTTCATCAAATTTTATTCTTGCATCCTTTACGGTTTTTTCAACATCATTAATTCTTTCTTCTAAAGCAGATTTTCCTGATGTTTCATTATTCAAAGATTTTATTGCTGCTTTTGCTGTTTCTAATGCTTTTTCTGCATTAATTAAATTATCTTTTAATGTTAAATCCTTCTTAGCTGTTACTTCTGCTAAATAAATTTGCTTTTCTGCTACCAATGAAGCATTAAATATTTCTCTACCATCCGCTGACCAAGTAAGAATTTTATCGCCACCATTTGATAATACATCACCAGCAGTTGAACTTTCTAAATAGCTTGAAATAGTTATTACATGTGGTTCATTTTTACCACTTAAATATTCATTTGGTAGTACTATTGTAATAGAATCTGTTACTTTATCAGCATCATCAAGGCCTTTTATATTAGGCTTGATTTCTGTTCCTTTTGGAAGAGGCATTTTATTTAATTTATAATTTGAAGTATTTAATACGTTATTAGCCTCACCAGATACTGATATTGGCTTATTAAACTTAATGTATACGTAATCACGTTGTGCATCATCTTTTCCATTTGTTGTGTTAACATCTAAGTCTTCATCTACATCTGCAAAAGACCAAATTATCTCAAATTTATTTTTTTCAGGCTCAGTTGGTTTTGATGGCTTTGATGGTCTTGAAGGTTTTTCTGGGTTTTTTATGTTTTCTTCTTTAACAACTTCCTTAATTTTATTTACTACTTCTTGGGGTATAACAGAATCTCCCCCTACTAATCCAACCTCTGTTTTGTCATTTTTAATAGATTTTATATAATCTATTGCATTCTTAGTTTCTTGTGAATCTTTAGTATGAGTTAAGATTAATTGAGAAGCAGTTCTCCCTGCTAATGCTGAAGCTACTAAAGCATCTGCATAACCATCTCCTGTAGCATTAGCTACATATAGTTTATCTGTATTTAATTTAAAATATTTCATTATATTAAGATTTGTTTCAAATCTGTTGGCTCCACCTGTAACTCTTTCTTTGGCTCCTAATTTATCATAAACTGCCTTTGGAATCACTCCTTCTGTTCCTATTACAGTTACCTTTGAATTATGTTTTTGTATAAATTTAGATGCTAAATCCGCTGTAGATGGATCTTTCCCTACTATTAATAAGATTTGCCCTTTAGCTGCTGCTACGGGTGCTGCTGATAATGCATCTGAGAAACCATCTTTACCATTTACAACTAATATTTCATCAGCTTTGACATTATGCTCTTCTACTAAATAATTCGCTATAGCGAGGTTTGTTTCAAATCTATTTTTTCCTCCTAGCTCAGTTAAGGCATAACCTTCTTTTTTTAGATCATCTCTTATGGATTGTGATACAGATGCATTCCCACCTATAACATAAAGATTTTTTGCTTTTAAAGTTTTTAAGGTTTCCTTAGCACTTTTATGTAATTCTTCTGATTTTGTTAATATTATTGGTGCATTTAATTTCTTAGCTAAAACTGATGCACTTAATGAATCCGCATATCCCTCCCCTGAAGCTATTATTACATTTTCAGCCCCCTCTTTCCAGTTAGCTTTTGCTACATCGGCAGCTGTTTCATACCTATCCTTTCCTGGCATCTTATTAACATCCCCTGGTGCTGCCTTAACATTTCCTGATGGAAGCATTGTCAGCACTATACCTAGGGCTGTAGCGCTAGCTAACATTCTTGTTCCTTTCTTATTCATTATTTTACCCCCTTAAATATATAAAAATAACTAACATGTTGTTATCTCTTTTTTAATGAGATGCACATGTTAATTTTACTGGAAAAATATTCTCAATTCATGTCTAATTATAGCATATATTGTAATATTTCCTACGTTTGCAATTTATTTTATTTTGTTATATATTAACAGTTAACTATAAGAAATGGTAATAGCTATTTATCTTCTTAAACTTAAGTTTATAACTAAATTTAATCATACCTATAAATAAAACTTATGTATTTATATTTAACTATAATAAACAATAATAGAGAGATATAACTTTAGGAGGTTTAATAATGGAAGCTGGAGTAAGAAATAAAATTATAGGAAAAGTAGATGAAATAAAAGCTGACAATGTTATGGCACAAATTAAAATGACTGTTGATGGATGAACTACTTCACCTGTAGTTACGTCTGTAATGACAAAAGAAAGTTTAGAAGATGCAGGATTTAAAGAAGGGGATAAAGTAGAAGCTTTAGTTAAAGCTATTAATGTAGTTTTTGTAAAGCAATAAAGATTCATATTTGTTACTTTATTATCTATAATAAATATTCATTACATGAAAATAAAAGACTATTAAATGGATTACTCCATTTAATAGTCTTTAGTATCTATTTTAATACTACATTTCCTATGTTTTTACCTTTTAATACAGCTTGTGCATTTACAGGCATATCTTTATAGGATTTTTTCAATTCTTTAGCATATTTATTTAATAATTCCTTAGCATCTGCTTCTTTCACATCATCTTTTATTATCATAACACATACAACAGTATTATTTTGTATATATACTTGCCCATCTTTAACTTTCTTATCTTTTGTAAGATCTTTTGTATAATTCTTATCTTGAACTATTTTTTTAGGATCTTTATCTGGTTTTACTGTCTCATGCTTTGAGCTATTACCACAAGCTACAAGACTTAATACTACAGTTAATACTATCATTAGTGCAAATAATTTTTTTAAAAAATTCTTCATAAATTCTACCTCCTTTTACTTTATCCATTATACCATCTAAAATTGTGTAATAGCAGCAATGAATATAAAATTAATTCATTTTTAGGAGAGTTTTTCTTTAAAATCATAAAATTTCTATTTTAGAATATTTATACTATAATCTGAATCATCTCTTCCTTCTACTGACACATAATACTCTCCTGATTTTAATTCTACTGGATCAAAATCCTTATTCACCTCAAAACCATAAGACTTAAATCGTTGTATTGGGTTATTGTCCTTATCGCATAAATAAATAGTCCACTTTCCATAACCTTCATCATGTTTAAAGTTGATTGTTACTTTTGAATCTGAATTTAAATTTATTTTATAATAATCTCTATCATCTCTTGATTGTATATTTCCTATATACTCTGTATTGCACTTTATATAATTAGCATCTTGTATATAATCATTTGGCTCTGATTCATAATTTTCACCTTCAATATTATAAACTAAATTTAGCTCATACTGTAAGGGTTCATCATTCCATTTTTCACACTCTATTTTTACAAAATAATTTCCTTTAGGAAGTCTTAATTTATTACTATAAGAATTTATATCTTCTCCTCCACTAATAAATTCTGATATTGATTTATTATTTTCATCTAATAAACTAACCTTAAATCCATATCTACCATATTGATTATGTTTTAAATTTATTTTTAAATTTCCTTTTTCATTTAATGTGAATTTATAATAATCTACATCATTATAACTATGAATACTTCCTACAATACTTTTATTATGTTCTATAGCATTTGCAGTTTTTAGATCATTATTAAATTCCTTTTCAAAACCTTGTCCTTCTTGAGTATATTTTGATTTAATTGTATAAGTTCCGTCCATATTAAATACATGTACCCTAACTATATATTTTCCTTTAGGCAGTCTTATATCATTATAATTATCATGAACACTCTTATTTTTCTTCAAATAATTATAAGATTTTTTTATAATTTCATTATTCTTTTCATCTAAAACAATTAAATCAAAACGGGTAAAGTTGTTAAAATCATACTCTATATCTAACTTACCCTCTTCTGGTAAATCAATATGGTAATCCTTTAGATAGGATCTATCCAATCTTTCTGCAACAACTTCTTTAGTATCTGATCTTGTTTCACCAGACTTAAATGCTCCAAATAAATTACTTAAAGTAGGCTCCTTTACTACTCCTTCTCCTCCAAATATTGTTACATTTTTAAAATTAGATTTATTAGTACTTACAAAAGATTTTGTACTTCTGTTTAAATCATCATTTATTAATATTATTGGAGATTTATTTTTACTAGCTAATACTGAACCAGACAAAGCATCTGCATATCCATCTCCTGATGTAATATATACTTCATCTAAGTTTATCTCGTCTCTAAAATGGTCCAATATAGCTATATTAGTTTGAAATCTGTCCATTCCACTTAATCTAGTTGGATTTTTTAATGAATTTTTTATATAATCACTAACTGTAGCAGTTCCTCCTAATATATAGCTTTTATCATAAGAATTTTTCTTTAAAAACTCCATTGTGTCATTTGTTAATTTGTCACTAGGTGTTAACAAAATAGGCATTTGTTTAGTAGCTGCTATAGGTGCCATAGCCAATGCATCAGCAAATCCTAAACCATTTGTAACTACAACTCCGTTTTTTACTCCTATTTCTTTTGCAATTTTTAAACTAGTTTTATATCTGTCTTCACCATATATTCTATTAACCTTTATTCCTAGATTTTTTAATTCTATTACTATATCTTCTGAAATTGAACCAGGGCCTCCAACTATTATTACCTTTTTAGTTTCCAATTTTTCTAACTGATCTTTAGCGTTATCATTCAACTTATTTTTCCCTGTTAGAATTATAGGTGCATTATATTTTTTAGCTAATGGAGCTGCACTTAAAGCATCTGCAAATCCCTCTCCACTTGCTAGAACAACATACTCTGATGTTTCCCATCCACCACTACATATAGAAGCTGAGGTTTCATATCGTCCTTTACCACATAACCTTTTAAAATTAATCTCATCATCAGCTTTTACCTTATTAGAATTAACAATAAAAATTAAAGTAATGGCTAATAAGGTAAAAAATACTTTGCTTTTTTCTTTAGATTTTACCATATTGTATACCCCCTAAATATTTCATATAATGAATAACCATACTATATTACCATAATCATGGATAAAAATTCACCCAACTATTGTGAATAAAGTGTAAATAAAACAATTATGGAAGTCATTCTGTTTTTTATACATAATCCTATCTCTATTTAAATTCTATTATTTAATTATCAGCCTAGAAGTACATGGCTAACATTCTTATAATAAAATACGAACAAAGATAAAAAAGACTATTGAATAGAATAATCCATTCAATAGCCTTTTGATATGACTATTTCATCTTTTCAATCAGTGATATGATCTGACTATTTTATGAGATTTATGAGAATTTGATATGCTCTATTGTTGAAATGTATCCGTTCATCATATATCTTAAATATGAGAAGGATAGAATAATCTACCCTTCTCTATATTCTTTTAATTTATTCTTACATTTTGTTCATAATTCTCGAAGGCCTTATGAACTTAGTAGCGTTATTATGCTAATGTTATTACATAAGTTTTAGTTGTTCCATCTTCTGCTTTTACAACTACCTTTTGTCCATTAGCTAATGCTGTTGTATCATCTGTAATTTCAGCATCACTTGCATCTGTTACTTTTAATGTTGCTTTAGCATTATTTACTACTATATCAGCTTTTAAATCTGCTACTGTTCCTGCTGGCACACCTGTGATTGTTCCATCAGCTATTGTATATCCGGCTTCTGCTGCCACTGATTTCTTAACTGTTGCATCATTACTCTGTACTGGTGCTAATGTTATTACATAAGCTTTAGTTGTTCCATTTTCTGCTTTTACTGCTACTATTTGATCCTTAGCTAATTCAGTTTCATCTGTTAATGCTGATGCTGCATCAAACTTAGCTGCGTCAGATACATCTGTTCCTGCTGCTACAACCTTTAATGTTGCTTTATCATTGTTTACTACTATATCAGCTTTTAAATCTTTTACTTTTCCTGCTGGCACACCTGTGATTGTTCCATCAGCTATTGTATATCCAGCTTCTGCTGTCCCTGATTTTTTAACTGTTGCATCTGATTTTGCTGCTGCTACTGCATCTCCTGCGTCTTTTGCTGCTTGTGTCTCTGTCTTATCTATTCTACCAGTCTTTTCATCTGTGCTTGGTACAAATGAATTATCAGATTCGTCTTTTATATCAACATCTGATTTTAATTTAAATGTTATATCATTTGCTGTATATGCAGTTTCATAATCATCAGTATTCTTAATGCTTAATGTTATTGTACTTCCAACAACATTTGCTGTTATATCATCTGAATCTACTGATTTACCTTTTATTGAAATACTAAAATCATCTTCGTAAAGTGAAGCAGTATTTTTAATAACTTCATTAAATCTAACAGTAATATTAGCATCTTCTGTAGCTACATCTGGTTTATTTACTATTACTGGATATGTTTCTTTGTCTGTACCAACTTTCTCCATTAATTCTGGTGCAATCTTATCTGTTGCATCATAATTATCAGTAGCAACAAGTTTTATTCCTTCTTCATTTGCTGTAGTATTAGCTGTAAAACTACTTGGTATTCTTATCTTCTTTCCTGCTGCTTTAAATTCTTTAACTGCATTTTCATTGTCCCAAGTAATTGTTAATTTCTTACCATTTC contains:
- a CDS encoding cell wall-binding repeat-containing protein; translated protein: MVKSKEKSKVFFTLLAITLIFIVNSNKVKADDEINFKRLCGKGRYETSASICSGGWETSEYVVLASGEGFADALSAAPLAKKYNAPIILTGKNKLNDNAKDQLEKLETKKVIIVGGPGSISEDIVIELKNLGIKVNRIYGEDRYKTSLKIAKEIGVKNGVVVTNGLGFADALAMAPIAATKQMPILLTPSDKLTNDTMEFLKKNSYDKSYILGGTATVSDYIKNSLKNPTRLSGMDRFQTNIAILDHFRDEINLDEVYITSGDGYADALSGSVLASKNKSPIILINDDLNRSTKSFVSTNKSNFKNVTIFGGEGVVKEPTLSNLFGAFKSGETRSDTKEVVAERLDRSYLKDYHIDLPEEGKLDIEYDFNNFTRFDLIVLDEKNNEIIKKSYNYLKKNKSVHDNYNDIRLPKGKYIVRVHVFNMDGTYTIKSKYTQEGQGFEKEFNNDLKTANAIEHNKSIVGSIHSYNDVDYYKFTLNEKGNLKINLKHNQYGRYGFKVSLLDENNKSISEFISGGEDINSYSNKLRLPKGNYFVKIECEKWNDEPLQYELNLVYNIEGENYESEPNDYIQDANYIKCNTEYIGNIQSRDDRDYYKINLNSDSKVTINFKHDEGYGKWTIYLCDKDNNPIQRFKSYGFEVNKDFDPVELKSGEYYVSVEGRDDSDYSINILK
- a CDS encoding leucine-rich repeat protein, whose amino-acid sequence is MNKKGTRMLASATALGIVLTMLPSGNVKAAPGDVNKMPGKDRYETAADVAKANWKEGAENVIIASGEGYADSLSASVLAKKLNAPIILTKSEELHKSAKETLKTLKAKNLYVIGGNASVSQSIRDDLKKEGYALTELGGKNRFETNLAIANYLVEEHNVKADEILVVNGKDGFSDALSAAPVAAAKGQILLIVGKDPSTADLASKFIQKHNSKVTVIGTEGVIPKAVYDKLGAKERVTGGANRFETNLNIMKYFKLNTDKLYVANATGDGYADALVASALAGRTASQLILTHTKDSQETKNAIDYIKSIKNDKTEVGLVGGDSVIPQEVVNKIKEVVKEENIKNPEKPSRPSKPSKPTEPEKNKFEIIWSFADVDEDLDVNTTNGKDDAQRDYVYIKFNKPISVSGEANNVLNTSNYKLNKMPLPKGTEIKPNIKGLDDADKVTDSITIVLPNEYLSGKNEPHVITISSYLESSTAGDVLSNGGDKILTWSADGREIFNASLVAEKQIYLAEVTAKKDLTLKDNLINAEKALETAKAAIKSLNNETSGKSALEERINDVEKTVKDARIKFDEKTDFEFSNGKITKYIGNETDIVIPETIRGEKVTAIEDSAFKNKNLTSVKIPKTVESIGMQAFAKNHLTSIELPESLKDMGNIAFMDNKLASVKIPKNLINIPTGAFSQNQITSVLIPEGVTTIGRAAFMDNSLEAIIIPSTVESIGGTVFSSNKLKVVTIPSGVKNIGKDAFAKNENVKLTYSKLVEFIEYGEKIKTDGKSEEKIKLLKEAIEAGNNLNKKPNATLNEVNKVIEEIDNAIETLVGIENFEFSDGRITKYIGTETDITIPRTIKGEKVTTIGNGAFANKKLTFVNIPQTVESIEMQAFAMNNLTSIELPESLKNMGNIAFMGNKLTSVRIPKGLAIIPSSAFFKNEISSVVISEGVTEIALSAFAQNKLESVVIPSTVEFIRNKAFSGNQLKIVNIPLNVKDIGKDAFDNNKNIKLVYSKLIEAIKRAESIKAEGKEADKVKALKEAIEEGNKLNDKPNATLEEVNKVVESINNAIEALNKESYKTTIKQIKPLGIKNIDVDFGIAEANVKAKLPKKITIVDSKDKEHNVDINWSILKYDGNVAADYIATGILKLPEGVLQSNPETDLKVTLKVTVTPKGVENKEWEVKDFTFKGTAITGFAESGKEKFKKNKDLILPKTNQFGEKINEIADEAFCSEFEIKGDSNESFKDKDKAKQDPKIGINSVIISDTVKIIGKEAFRNNCLTDINIPESVTTIKDLAFNNNKLKTLTIPDSVTELGNGAFTLNDIADLKLSKELKTIPVAFGYNNLVSVTIPEGVTRIEDMAFSDNKLAQITLPNTLKYLSGFNNNNLKSINIPTSVTDLGKKAFARNKISSVKIPGNVKTIGVSAFQNTWHDTFLTSITIEDGVEKIDEYAFSLNHLKDVNIPKSVNELAPNAFHKNLGYDGVVHLFTDHYNNPNNLKDSKYQIINPAKLTIKYAFEDKILEEEKIWKIGKKEGEEKYLHIGEKDIEITPKYEDNEYELENTDARKVDLNDKENELIVKCKKKDSVDKLTIKSIGKVTPVVVDFGKEQNVVMDKLSKNTYIVDSNGKNYEVKLNWTLKNYNGNASGEYTAIGTFKLPQGISQSEPEMTLEVQGIIIVKEDFENIQDSKWEVKDFNFEGTTLAGFSDKGEEKLKANKDLILPKANDKGEAITKVKNYAFAKNGLTSLAIPNGLSGLVIGTNAFEENQINTLYISEGVKEIDAYAFSKNKLKYIDFPGTLKKIGNHAFADNQLVSASFSEETNMIAIDRFSFANNKITSITLLNDVTKVNGEAFKDNKSYNSDDKVHIFTKSFDPNNCNQWFPDSQYHKIIPLNK